Within Spinacia oleracea cultivar Varoflay chromosome 4, BTI_SOV_V1, whole genome shotgun sequence, the genomic segment AATTACAACTCCAAACTCAAATAAATCAAAAACCCATGTAATTAAAACGCAAAAACACTGACATTGTCACAATCACAACTGTAAAGATCCCAAATTTCAGTCAAGTAttcaaataaattttttttaaaaaaacatacaATCACTAATTTTCAATTTATAATAATTGGAGAACAAAAGAGCAATTCCTAACCTCGATTATCTAGGGCCATCATGATCTTGTGAGTCGAAACTATTAATTAGCGCGAACATCAGATCTCCCACCAAAAAAATTTCTAAACCTGAAAAATTACCAACCATCAAACAAAAACCCTTTGTTTATAATTTAACCCACTAAACGATCAACCAAATTGCACCAAGAAATCAATTGAAAATACGCTCAAATTTCTGGGTTTTGTGTTATAATTTGATAGTAATCGAAAGACAATTAGTAAATTGGGTGAAATTTTGCTCACCAGTTACGATTGTGGGGGGAGAAGGGTTAGACCACAGAGGAAGAAGAAAGCTTTTATTTGTGTCATGGGATTTTTGGATTTATAccatttattaaatatttattttattttattatttcatttaCTTGggagtttattttattttatttaatttaatttaatttaatttaatttaatttaatttaatttaatttaattttgtattggttatttattttatttttatttgcttgggattttgggagtttttttgtttttttttttttaaaaaatttaattgggacttttggagtttattttatttgtatttattttcattGGTTATATTATTTACTTGGGAGtctattaaatttttttatactggttatttatttatcttttgAGGGAAATGCtggttatttatttaatttattatggagtaatttttttatttttttatttttattttagttatggaggttgaattaatttggagccagattttgaagaaaagaaTCACGTAAGAGTGGGCCCCAAGGAACTTGGGtcaatttcttaatttaaagaattataaatatttaaaataaataaaataaattgggGTTGTTTGCGTGTAAATTAAAGTGTATTCATTATTATTTGAGTTACTTTCGCTTCACTCTTATACTttcctatttttctttttggaaaCTTGCTTAAATTGACCAACACCTTTGATCTTCATAAATCATAGTAATGgctataattaattaaagtttaataaaaaaaacatcacTTTTTTGGTTTTTATCTAAATATGCACCTTAGTCAAGATGGTAAATCATATCATTGGCTCATGGAGGCTATGACAGTCTACAATAAAATTATAGATATCGTAAAAGCGTTTAATAATTCGGAACTCGTATAGTTAGTGGTCCAAACGTTTCACATATACCTTATGGGACCCCGAGAGGTATATCTGATGGTTAAAGCCATCTAATTCGACTTTAAATGATATATTAGTCAATTTTTCTCATAAAAAGTATGTTGTTGAATCAATGTCATTCCGAGCATTTAAATGACCATCTAACCAGTTTTGTTGGTTTCAAACTGCTTATGTGACTGTCGGAAATTTTCGGAACTTTCGAGACCAGGTGCCGGAATCTCCAGATGAGAATCAAAGTTAAAGAACAGAGCAAATTATAATATTAGGTTGCATATTACTACTTAATTGTGGGTAGTGCTGAATTCTATTTAGGGTGCTTATTAATGGCAATGGAAAAcaatatacaacatattttcATTGAGGGAGATAATTTACTTATAATTCAGATTTTGCAACAAATAGCTCGTTGTCCATGGAAAATACAGCTGCTTATGGACGACATGAAACAACTGCTCTTTAGTTTCAACAACCATAATTCAAGACATGTATATCGAGAAGCTAATCGTGTTGTTGATTACGTAGCACCCATTGGTCATCACATTACAAGTCACCTAgatattggttttttttttcatagacaatacattttcttattttatttccttaGATAAGTTGAGATATAGTCTTGAGAGAATACTAACTTCTGTATACCtttccttttcaaaaaaaaaaaaaaaaaaatgtacaacTTTTTCCATGTTGTACAAATTAATCTTTGAACAAAGGGGTTTCGCTCCAAACGTAAAGATTAAAATAGGACACCCAAAAACgaaaaaacgtaaagaacaaaaagaaacagatGGAGTATAAGATACAGACAGGGACATAAGTAGTAGTACAAACTAAAAGATCAGTTGTACAACTTTCCCAAGTTAGTACAAAATCATCATTTGATAGTACAACAAACTGAGAGATGACTCTGTACAACTCCTTGAACTTTTGTACCATATCATACTATCATGCAGTACAGTGCAGTTCTGCAGTACTGCTGTACTAGATTTCCATGGCTGCCACTATAAAATCAACACCAAGATTTAATAAAATCTACAATCACCAGAAACCAACCATTCATCACATTTGTCACAGACGACTCGTAAGTCGCAACAACAGGTGGCGAAATCCTACAGGAGCGACATGAGACCACATGAACAAGGCATTCTGCATTTCTGCACCTTCCCAAAACAAATCACCATTTTTATGGGTGATTTGATTTGGGTTCGGGTTTTCTGGGTAGGTTGCTATCAAGTGCTGCTCATGTGTTCTCAGGTCGCCCCTGCCGGGCTTCATCCACTACAGGATTATTATAGAGCTTATCAACATGAACCCGGCCCGCTGCCGGTCTGGCCCGAAAATAGAAGGTTTTGAGAAGAATATGTAGGCCCAATTTCCAGGCTCAGtcgaattttaaaaaaaattgacggGTTTTTGGGCAACAAAAGAATACACTTTAAGTTATAACTTTGACCCAGCCCAAATggcccgaaatagcgggtttcGGGCACACAAAAGCAGCCCGATGTTTGGCCCGGCCAGACATAATGTGCTGATTTATAATGATGTGGCCCAGCCCAGACCCGCCTTTTGATCAAGTCTATTGTTACATCCATTCAGACCAGACTTCAGAGGTACTGGTGAAAGTACTGCAAGGATAACAGGTAAAATTCCTTCAGAAGTATAAGTAATTAGGGTAATCTAACAGGTGCGCGCGCACAGACCAGCGCACATATATTACCAAAGATTTTCAAAAGAACTGCAGCCATATAGGAAACTAGTACCCAGAAAAACATCACAGCAAATgacctaaaaaataaaaaataaaactaacacTAAGATTATAATCTAATATCACCTGCAACCAACCATTCATCACATTGTTACAGACTCCAAGTTCGCAACAACAGGTGGCGAATTCCTACTGGAGCGACATGAGACCACATGAAATGAATGAGGCATTCTGCATTTCTGCACCTTTCCCAAACCAGATCACCATTTTTATGGGTGAGTTTGGATTCATGTTTTCTGGGGAGGTTGCTATGCAGTGTTGCTGCTCATGGGTTCTCAGGTCGCCCCTGCCAGGCTTCCTCCACCACACGATTGTTACATCTATCAGAAATCAAGATCCCGATTACTTCACATGAGTCCAGACTTCACAGGTGCTGTACTGGTGAAAGCACTGAAGTGCTGCAAGGATAACAGGTAAAATTTAGACCTGATAAAACTGTAAGTCGGGCCAGGCTCGGGCCGGATCACAACTTAAAATTCTGTCCACGATGTCAGGCCAGGTCACAACTTAAAAATTCTGTCCACAATGTCAGGCCAGGCCGAGCCCTGTTCCGAAAGATTCTGCCCAAACCCCGTTATTACAGGCCAAAAATAGCGGGGTTTTTGGGCGAGTTGCTGGGCCAGGTCAAATTTATAACTAGAAATGCAAATTTGATTTGCCCAAAAcccactaaaaaataaaaaattcaggCCTAAAGATTCTGCAAAAAACTGCTATTCTTCGagccgggccaaatttataactaaaaatgcAAATTTGAGTTGCCCAAAACCCaccaaaaagttaaaaaaaaaatgggtcAGGCCCGAAAACCGGGCCTAAAATTCTACCCAAACCGCGTTATTTTCGGGTCAGTGCGGGCTCATGATGGTCAGGTCTAGTACAATTCCTTCAGAAGCATAAGTAATTAGGGTAATCTAAAGGTGCGCACGCACAGGCCAGCACACATATATTaagattttcaaaaaaaattgcagCCATATAGGAAACTAGTACCCAGAAAAACATCATAGCAAATGACCTAAAAATGTAAAATCAAAACTAATCTGAAGTAAATGATGACATACAGCAAGATTGGATATGAATGATTGGGTAGTCCATTCTTCAACTCTTTCTATTAGTCACCAAAATACCAATGTGGGATTTGATCTCTTGAATATCTTGATATCCCACTCTTTGCCAATCCCCGCCAATTAAAAGGAAACCTTCAATCCCATCAAATGATGGAACAGTTTTTGAATTGTCAATCCCATGAAATACCAATTCAGAATTCTGTAACTCTTTGCCAACCCTGAATTCTTTTGTTGTCTCCAAATCACAGGCAGCTTCTGTTTTACTACTAGATTGCCTTAATTCAAGATGTTTCTCAGTATCACAATCAGTGGCCCGGTCAAGAACGGGTAGACAACCCGATGATCCCACGGCCCGAGGTAACATCCCTATAGGGCACGGGTTCCATGATTTAGCAACGGTCCAAATACTTGAACCTTCCATAACACCATCATCATCCTGAGTGGTTGAAACATCTGAATTGCTGATTTTACGGCGTTTAACTAATTCCAACTTCTCTGCAGCTTGACGGATATACCCCTCTTGAGTAATAACATCAATGGTGTTGACACCTGAAGCAACATCTGCAACAAGTCTTGGGTGAAGTTTTTTAGTGAGGGAAGATAATTTGCCGAGCTTCTCACTCAGACATCGATCACGAACCATTTCTGCTAGCAGCATGGCTGAATCTAGAATGTCTTGATTTTCAGGATCAGAGATGTGGAAACATCTCCTCACAAGTTCAATCAGGGTTGTTTTAGGAACACAGACTGTGGTATCTGTTGTGTTTTCTTGAGGTTCATGTTGAGTTAGTTTTAGACCTTTGAGAACTAGCACCAGCCACTTAAAAAGTGAAGAAAGAACTCCCATTTGTTGCATCTCTGGGTCATATTGCAATATGCTGAAATGTTTATGGCCTAAAAGAGCATAAAATCCATGTTCAGACAAACAGCACTTAAAAAAGAAGAAACCCAACTTGATAATACGCAATTTATTGAACAAACAAGAAAATGATCAAATATAGACTGGACTATGATAAAACTAAGACGcccaattcattatttattggAAAATTTGCCAATTACTACCTAGGTCTTTAGTAACTTTGCGAATTACTACCTAGCATGTTAAAAATTGCAAATTACAACAATAACTAAAcacctaggtagtaattgacaacttttaacaaGCTAGGTAGTAATTCGCAAAGTCGCTAAATACCTAGGTAGTAATTGGcaaattttccttatttattAACTGTATAAGGGCATATCAGCCTCGCAAGGGTAAGGCTTGCTTATAATGATTTCGTAGCTGATGGTTTTAAGTTTTTAACAGCAAATGATAAAGAATTTACCACACTAGACTtgagaaaattaaaataaagagTACAAACATCAAAGAAGTTCCAGCTACTAGAAAACTTCGATTACAAGGACCTAATTGCATACAGGTTGTGTGACAGTGCAAAAACAATTGTATTATAGTATCAGACACACAGTACTACGATTAAAGATGGTGGTCAAATCATTTCTAGATGCAAGATAACTCATTGAAGTGATGTGGTGGTGTCATGCGAAATGTGATGAGGATATTTTAGATGAAATCGATCATAATGGCACATAAGAAATGGTATAAATCTAATACTTGTTTAAAAGCATCAACTAATTTAGTAGCCGAGATCTCTTATATcactaaacaaacaaacaaacaaacaaaagacATCAGAGTAGAAGCAACAGAACAAAGCAATTACCGGAATCTTCTCTAATGATTTTTCGAGACTCAATCATGTCAAGAACTGCTTTTAATAAGCTCAGAAGTAGTTCTGGTTCCTTTTTGCAGACCTTACTTATCACAGGCTTCCATTCATCAAATACAGCCTGTGCAACATCTAAGCTCAAATTTATCTGAATGTTTTCAGGAGAATTCACCAAGTCTAATGAGTACGATGAATCGAGTAAGAATTCCAGCAACACAGAGACCACATCTGACGAGAAGAAAGAATATAATCGAACAAGGTTTTTCATAGTCCTCGTTATCTGTTTCTTAGATCCTGCATATCATCAAGAAAAGACAATTGTCACACTAAGCCATGGTGTAGCAATTGTTATTGTTTAAACAATTGATGAATGCAATGAAACCCAAATAGCAGGTAAACATATTGAATAACAATATCAATTCAACCAAATTGGTGCAGTATTTGATTGTATTgtgaaataacaaaaaaaaaatcttattttatGTACAAAAGATGGTATACACCactgacaaaaaagaaattatagTTGGAAATTTTATGTGATGAATATCAATGTAAAATtgggttttaaaaaaaatgtatacaATCTCGAAATAAAAATGTGTATGTGTGTGGGGTggggggggtggggggtgggggggtTCCCCAAGCAGTTGGGATATATCTTCCATTCTGTGTCTGGCACATCACCTGTTTAACAATAGCATGTAACGATGCCTTAAAATGATTTGATTTTCTTAACCATGAAAAAATTGTTAACGTCAAATGAAACAATGAAGCgttaaaatcacaaaatatgATTATTTAATGGTATATATAGTCCCAGGTCTCCAAGAACCAGTGAAACCGTAAATAAAAATCTACGGCGTTAACATTAGAGGTATTCTGAAATTTTCCAAGGGGGCATGGAAAAGGAGTTGGACAAATATTTTCAGATAATGGGAGAATCAAAGAACATCAACGTACCAGACTCGTAATGTCATACAGAcataaatcataataacttTGTTTTTATCACGTCATTGcaacaaaatatattaaaaaaagtgAGGAGCTCCTTCGAGTTTAAAGCAATCTGAAAATGTCTTACCTACATATTTAGAAGATTGGGCTTTGCTAGCCACAACAGACAAAAACTTATTGCGCCCATGAATAATAGCACCTACCATTTGTTCATGATGTTTAACACCTATATAAGAGAGGCTATACCATATCAAGCCCTAGCCAATATAAAATAGAGGGAGTCAACTAGTCAAGTAAGAAAATAGATCACACTAATATAAAGAATATACAGCAatgcaaatgtgcttaaaaggaAGAAATACAGCATAAAGGCCACAATATCATATCTACTAAGACAAACTACACAAATCGCATATCTCATATAGTCATATAGTCATATGTCATACAGCATCCAGAAGAGGTATACTAAAGGACAGTATTCATAGCTGTGTTGATGGAGAC encodes:
- the LOC110783330 gene encoding pre-rRNA-processing protein las1 isoform X2 → MESLLELQETNSNLAENQKLVPWLNWEEWDFVRLSLFSSSPQSIAKALRRIAAWRCRGCLPVVIEVSASIVEIQQKDHHFSEGFSNGASESEEVLAMLYTMAIMRLVNAVIEKTRKKEEMSIAEAAAKINMPHMLIDIRHEGSHRELPSLRLLRSASIKALNWLKSYYWDSQKNAIPYQSGESVNVRKEIRSKLRELAFSLKVKQNPESSSLRVKGNRSKKQITRTMKNLVRLYSFFSSDVVSVLLEFLLDSSYSLDLVNSPENIQINLSLDVAQAVFDEWKPVISKVCKKEPELLLSLLKAVLDMIESRKIIREDSGHKHFSILQYDPEMQQMGVLSSLFKWLVLVLKGLKLTQHEPQENTTDTTVCVPKTTLIELVRRCFHISDPENQDILDSAMLLAEMVRDRCLSEKLGKLSSLTKKLHPRLVADVASGVNTIDVITQEGYIRQAAEKLELVKRRKISNSDVSTTQDDDGVMEGSSIWTVAKSWNPCPIGMLPRAVGSSGCLPVLDRATDCDTEKHLELRQSSSKTEAACDLETTKEFRVGKELQNSELVFHGIDNSKTVPSFDGIEGFLLIGGDWQRVGYQDIQEIKSHIGILVTNRKS
- the LOC110783330 gene encoding uncharacterized protein isoform X1 produces the protein MESLLELQETNSNLAENQKLVPWLNWEEWDFVRLSLFSSSPQSIAKALRRIAAWRCRGCLPVVIEVSASIVEIQQKDHHFSEGFSNGASESEEVLAMLYTMAIMRLVNAVIEKTRKKEEMSIAEAAAKINMPHMLIDIRHEGSHRELPSLRLLRSASIKALNWLKSYYWDSQKNAIPYQSGESVNVRKEIRSKLRELAFSLKVKQNPESSSLRVKGNRVKHHEQMVGAIIHGRNKFLSVVASKAQSSKYVGSKKQITRTMKNLVRLYSFFSSDVVSVLLEFLLDSSYSLDLVNSPENIQINLSLDVAQAVFDEWKPVISKVCKKEPELLLSLLKAVLDMIESRKIIREDSGHKHFSILQYDPEMQQMGVLSSLFKWLVLVLKGLKLTQHEPQENTTDTTVCVPKTTLIELVRRCFHISDPENQDILDSAMLLAEMVRDRCLSEKLGKLSSLTKKLHPRLVADVASGVNTIDVITQEGYIRQAAEKLELVKRRKISNSDVSTTQDDDGVMEGSSIWTVAKSWNPCPIGMLPRAVGSSGCLPVLDRATDCDTEKHLELRQSSSKTEAACDLETTKEFRVGKELQNSELVFHGIDNSKTVPSFDGIEGFLLIGGDWQRVGYQDIQEIKSHIGILVTNRKS